The Candidatus Thorarchaeota archaeon genome has a segment encoding these proteins:
- a CDS encoding sulfite exporter TauE/SafE family protein produces MDPMFMIALLITGAAVGLISGMLGVGGCFIMIPVQYYILLASGIDPTIAIRVSFGTNLLVVLPTALSGAFRHHTKEVVMWKPAITLGVVGAVAGFFGAFVASQLPGNILTLIFGLAILLGSVRMITAKPIRTEGEVSQSTAAYVFWGIVLGFVTGLIGIGGGVLVIPVMILFLNFQMHEAVGTSTAMMIFTATGGALSYMILGLGVVGLPEFSIGYVNLLQWILLAGTSIPLAQLGAHSAHKVNPKVLKWIFIVVMIYMGLKMIGLFSFLGLPI; encoded by the coding sequence ATGGATCCGATGTTCATGATCGCCCTGTTAATCACGGGAGCGGCAGTGGGACTTATTTCAGGAATGCTGGGCGTTGGTGGATGTTTCATCATGATCCCCGTCCAGTACTACATCCTCCTCGCCAGTGGAATCGACCCCACAATAGCGATACGCGTATCGTTTGGAACAAATCTACTAGTCGTCTTGCCAACAGCACTGAGTGGAGCATTTCGACATCATACGAAGGAGGTCGTCATGTGGAAACCCGCAATCACGTTGGGAGTAGTAGGGGCAGTTGCAGGATTCTTTGGAGCCTTTGTGGCATCACAACTACCAGGAAATATCCTGACGCTCATCTTTGGCTTGGCAATCCTGCTTGGTTCGGTGAGAATGATCACGGCCAAGCCGATTAGAACAGAAGGTGAGGTCAGTCAGAGTACAGCAGCCTACGTGTTCTGGGGAATCGTCTTAGGTTTCGTTACGGGACTCATTGGTATTGGTGGCGGGGTTCTTGTCATCCCGGTCATGATACTATTCCTCAACTTCCAGATGCACGAGGCAGTGGGAACCTCGACTGCAATGATGATCTTTACAGCTACCGGAGGCGCACTGAGCTACATGATCTTAGGTCTTGGGGTAGTAGGCCTGCCTGAGTTCTCAATCGGATACGTGAACCTTCTACAGTGGATCCTTCTTGCAGGGACAAGCATACCACTGGCACAGCTTGGTGCTCATTCGGCCCATAAGGTCAATCCGAAAGTTCTGAAGTGGATCTTCATCGTAGTGATGATTTACATGGGCCTGAAGATGATAGGACTCTTCTCATTTTTGGGACTACCAATCTAA
- a CDS encoding Ig-like domain-containing protein, giving the protein MHLTKLRIGLVAGVLLFMFVVQLFPLANSGALNWYEHDDRAMVVGDYGLNSLLQPVDRTVVPVTTPKLSPVKIVTPSNVIDFEQRKAEIFASVDHNSNKIHDSLEKTIALRESTGSVDGPVSVIVAVRDGELDDAINYFEMLGGTLTRRLEGAFYGLAGNISASKVADLANFGDVELVEENQQMVRHMDTATLLTNVRTYVWDTLGYRGDSNSAIAILDTGIDDSHTMLSPYASGDFTNGKIVGWHDATSDNSASPEDMNSHGSHCAGIAAGKEYDSQLPDGRIRTTWGIKYSLSSSASGFFSYYIQVKAAGRIDIMTLWSGGTNVGSSEVRLVAPNGTIVDSVVSTASQRNLTATINSNETGIWSVKIQVSYPSGGGEFRAVGINVYPYSTPSDSHGRFSGVAPDTKLVSVKVFDNSGSGSSTDLVDGLNWVYNNAQTYHITVASMSLGFSSTVASVDTATANLVSKGIVTAVSAGNDGQGANHINTPGHVNEVICVAASGDHNQITDYSSEGPGHLNTAKPDLAAPGGVSTQGAILSVDSNDQEADGAFSEQQSNDMALMQGTSMSCPYVAGLAALLVDAMGGYSSWTYDSTAKPYTVKQLLMMTSYEIGTINRGGKDTVEGYGRVNADAALEAYLYEHTIGTSESATIVTGDIGRKAWARHLTLTSGTTYTFNLDVPAGADFDLYLYDGSYDTYGEPILLAKSINFATGASEHITFTPSSTGTYYIVVKYIRGSGGTFTFSSQSGTSFPSVSIVTPAENAQLTGEFTVQVSASGTGLSSVSLRFWNDTWIDLTNDYNSGTGYYEYTMNVSCLESGNVTFLAKAIGSGGTSYDSSNVWVQTYSPQILLVDDDNGGTFEKYYIAALNALGFAEGSGFDRWTVSSDGSPSSATLQSYEIVIWFTSNDYQTTLTSTDQSNLQAFLTNGGKLFISGQDIGYDSNGSWETWLQTYLHGDYISDDTNAGQVNGVASDPIFDGVSYALGGGDGGGDNGYPDQISPVNGGVQCLQYAVSGSPGAAVSYSGSYRVVYFGFNFEAISYAADRVDALDRILNFLGVDAAPTLHVTSPERNSWVSSPFTVVYSASDDVSVSYVEFYLDGQYQARAVSDPVNITSDEGDHTLRVIAVDSLKQITVRQIILHVDNTDPTVTFVTPDAGAVVTSGTTVDVEVSDAHLDTVNYHWDSDSWQTFASPYDTQVPTGDGTHTLYVQATDLAGNQVTTSRQFVCDDTAPTITLVSPADGSVQPSGATVDLSISDTHLSTVYYHWDSGSWAVLPSPYDTSIPSGDGSHTLYVNATDEAGNYRQSSYSFTTDDTAPTITLVSPANNTEQSGGTTVNLDISDTHLSTVYYRWDTGSWGVLSAPYDTQIPSSEGAHTLYVNATDEAGNNAVRKYLWNVSYSGSAPIVNLTAPAAGGVQPSGTTISLNITDPDGDLSTVYYRWDTGSWAVLPSPYETTLPSGDGNHTLYVNATDSQGHITLQNFSFVTDDTSPTITLNSPADGSVINSGTVIDIGISDANALSSTLYNWDGGSNLTLSSPYDITVTGLSEGSHTLYVYAQDEAGNWGDASYTFVIDDTAPVITLNSPSDGSEIQSGTMIDLDVTDSHSVASVLYNWDGGTNTTLSSPYDVDTSGLSDGSHVLNIYAQDEAGNWAHETYSFTIDDTSPTITLNSPSDGSEIQSGTTIDLTVTDGHTLSQVLYNWDGTSNATLGSPYDVTTTGLSEGSHTLHVYAQDAAGNWASEDYTFVIDDTAPTITLDSPSDGAEIQSGTTIDLSVTDSHTIAQVLYNWDGSSNATLSAPYDVSTAGLSEATHTLHVYARDAAGNWIGTTYSFVIDDTAPSIVLNAPADGAEIISGTVIDLDIVEANTLSDVHYHWDSNTNTPLSSPYDVSTAGLSEGSHSLTVYAQDAAGNWNQHVYSFVIDDTAPVITLVSPSNGSLITSSTTIDLSITDSNTLNQVLYNWDETSNTTLSSPYDVTAAGLSEGTHWLYVYAQDAAGNEASSKYQFTVDDTAPVILLNSPSNGSEIQSGTLIDLSVTDSHLDYVWYNWDGGTNSTLTSPFDISTSGLAEGTHLLTVYAQDEAGNQAQETYPFLIDDTSPTITLLSPADGSEIKSGTIISLNISENNTLETTLYNWDGGSNSSLSSPYDVGTSGLAEGTHTLHVYAIDCAGNGQHSVYTFIIDDTAPTITLESPSDGSEIPSGTTIDLSVTDDNTIATVLYAWDGDANATLSSPYDVSTSGLSEGSHTLHIYASDAAGNWAGNTYSFVIDDTPPTISLLSPSDGSIIQSGTTVDLDVSETNTLVETLYAWDSDANSSLTAPYDVTTTGLSEASHTLYVYARDAAGNWAKSTYTFVIDDTAPQITLVTPTNGAEIQSGTTIDLDVSDTHVLSQVLFAWDGGANSSLPSPYDIDTSGLAEGSHTLDVYASDSAGNWAHEVYSFQVDDTAPTITLNAPANNSVVATGSVVDLDVSDANTLSLVQYSWDGGTLTVLSSPYDITISGLAEGGHTLGVYASDAAGNNAHRLYQFVVDDTPPTISLIGPANNTLQPSGTTVEVSIVDVHLDIVGYHWDSDAWNIWTAPYHTQTPSGDGSHSLYVEATDEAGHTTTTTIVYVIDDTQPVVVLNGPANNTRHHSGTLVDVSVSDLHLSTVYYHWDSAAWAVWSSPYDTSMPAGDGDHSLYVNATDEAGNWQYVHYLFITDDATPLVILHSPANNTVQVSGTLVNVSVSDNDLDTVRYHWDGDDWSIWPAPYDTYVPTGDGSHTLYVWINDTAGNEESVRYTFTTDDSAPVVVLIAPLNTTVHVSGTTIDLDVSDAHLSTVYLQWDGGSWTLVASPFDSLLPVGDGSHTLLVNATDEVGNSQIEQFVFVTDDTAPAIDLVHLQNGTVHQSGISVEVSVTEANAHTVEFRWDGATWQVWSTPYATILPSTDGSHTLDIRATDEAGNTATRTYVFYVDDTDPVIELDSPADHSVQPSGTSVQFTVTDTHLDYVACSWDGETWVNLTAPYSTALPSGDGSHTLQINATDTAGNTVTVKYIFTVDDTAPVLTLVSPTNGTIHQSGVDISFSILDEHLDSVRFQWDGGSWVPLSTPYTIQLPSGDGFHALVVEATDAAGHTANLHASFVTDDQAPILDTPDDVEYVEGTTGHSVEWTPHDLHAANYTVYLDGDVLAQGLWTDSEAISVSIDGLAQGTHTLSIELEDGAGNTVSDDLVVTVTPMSTSTTTTTTVTTTTPITTATPTPTTTSSSGLPDILGMSFGVFITMIGTSILIVLVVFFFAVRRGAPAGK; this is encoded by the coding sequence ATGCATTTGACGAAGCTCCGAATTGGACTTGTAGCTGGAGTTCTTTTGTTTATGTTTGTAGTGCAACTATTTCCACTGGCAAATAGTGGCGCATTGAACTGGTACGAACACGACGATCGAGCCATGGTTGTTGGTGACTATGGTCTAAACTCGCTTCTGCAACCTGTCGATCGGACTGTGGTCCCAGTGACGACTCCTAAACTCTCACCTGTGAAGATAGTGACGCCTTCCAATGTGATCGATTTTGAACAGAGAAAGGCCGAAATTTTTGCCTCTGTTGATCACAACTCTAACAAGATTCATGATTCTCTGGAGAAGACGATTGCTCTTCGCGAATCTACTGGTTCTGTTGATGGTCCTGTGAGTGTGATCGTGGCTGTGCGGGATGGCGAGCTTGATGATGCGATCAACTATTTTGAGATGCTTGGCGGCACTCTGACCCGGCGTCTTGAGGGCGCGTTCTATGGGCTGGCTGGAAACATCTCCGCCAGTAAAGTCGCAGACCTTGCTAATTTTGGAGATGTTGAGCTTGTCGAGGAGAACCAGCAGATGGTCCGCCATATGGACACTGCTACGCTTCTCACGAATGTTAGAACGTACGTATGGGACACTCTAGGTTACAGAGGTGATTCCAACAGTGCAATTGCAATTCTCGATACTGGTATCGACGACTCCCATACAATGCTCTCTCCATATGCCTCTGGTGATTTTACTAACGGAAAGATAGTAGGTTGGCATGATGCCACTTCTGATAACTCGGCCTCCCCTGAAGACATGAATAGTCATGGCAGTCATTGTGCGGGGATTGCAGCAGGCAAGGAGTATGACTCTCAGCTTCCTGATGGCCGAATCCGGACAACATGGGGGATCAAGTACTCGCTCTCCAGTAGTGCCTCTGGGTTCTTCTCGTATTATATTCAGGTCAAGGCTGCCGGTCGAATTGATATCATGACGCTGTGGAGCGGGGGCACAAACGTCGGTAGTTCGGAAGTCCGACTGGTGGCACCTAATGGCACAATTGTTGACTCTGTTGTCTCTACAGCATCCCAACGTAATCTCACGGCAACGATCAACTCCAATGAGACCGGGATCTGGTCCGTCAAGATACAGGTCTCCTATCCGTCTGGAGGTGGGGAGTTCCGTGCTGTCGGTATCAATGTCTATCCCTACTCCACACCGAGCGACTCGCATGGTCGATTTAGCGGAGTCGCACCTGATACTAAATTAGTGAGCGTCAAGGTCTTTGACAATAGTGGCTCTGGTTCCTCTACCGATCTTGTTGATGGTCTTAACTGGGTCTATAACAATGCTCAGACCTATCACATCACTGTTGCCTCAATGAGTCTTGGTTTTTCAAGCACTGTGGCCTCTGTAGATACTGCTACAGCAAACCTTGTGTCAAAAGGAATTGTCACAGCGGTCAGTGCAGGTAATGATGGTCAAGGTGCGAATCATATCAACACGCCTGGGCATGTGAATGAGGTGATCTGTGTCGCGGCATCTGGTGACCACAATCAGATAACCGACTACTCCTCTGAGGGTCCCGGTCATCTCAATACTGCAAAACCCGATCTTGCAGCTCCCGGTGGCGTGTCCACTCAGGGCGCAATTCTCTCTGTTGACTCAAATGATCAAGAGGCGGATGGTGCTTTCTCAGAACAGCAGTCAAATGATATGGCTCTCATGCAGGGAACCTCTATGTCCTGTCCCTATGTTGCAGGACTGGCCGCTCTCTTAGTGGATGCCATGGGCGGCTACAGCAGCTGGACATACGATAGCACAGCCAAACCTTACACTGTGAAGCAGCTGCTTATGATGACCAGCTATGAGATCGGAACGATCAATCGTGGCGGTAAGGACACTGTCGAGGGGTATGGTCGAGTGAACGCCGACGCAGCTCTGGAGGCCTATCTCTATGAACACACGATTGGCACTTCCGAATCCGCCACCATTGTCACTGGTGATATTGGTCGGAAGGCTTGGGCCCGCCATCTCACTCTGACCAGCGGCACGACCTATACATTCAATCTTGATGTCCCCGCTGGGGCCGACTTTGATCTCTATCTCTATGATGGTTCATATGACACCTATGGTGAGCCTATCTTACTCGCAAAATCGATCAACTTTGCCACGGGTGCCTCCGAACATATCACGTTCACCCCATCTTCAACTGGTACGTACTATATCGTTGTCAAATACATCCGTGGAAGTGGTGGGACCTTTACTTTCTCCAGCCAGTCTGGAACATCATTTCCGTCTGTGAGTATCGTCACGCCTGCTGAGAACGCTCAGTTGACGGGCGAGTTCACAGTTCAGGTCTCTGCCAGTGGTACTGGTCTGTCCTCTGTCAGCCTGCGTTTCTGGAATGATACATGGATCGATCTCACTAACGATTACAACTCAGGTACTGGTTACTATGAGTACACAATGAATGTGTCCTGTCTTGAGTCAGGAAATGTGACCTTCCTTGCCAAGGCTATAGGTAGCGGTGGTACAAGCTATGACTCATCTAATGTCTGGGTTCAGACCTACAGCCCACAGATTCTTCTTGTCGATGATGACAATGGAGGCACTTTCGAAAAATATTATATTGCTGCATTGAATGCCTTAGGGTTTGCTGAAGGCTCCGGCTTTGATAGATGGACGGTCTCCAGTGATGGCTCTCCCTCATCCGCAACTCTCCAGTCCTATGAGATAGTGATCTGGTTCACCTCAAATGACTATCAGACAACACTGACCTCCACAGACCAATCAAATCTACAGGCCTTTCTCACCAATGGTGGCAAGCTCTTCATCAGTGGTCAGGACATTGGTTACGATTCTAACGGGTCTTGGGAAACTTGGCTTCAGACATATCTTCATGGTGACTATATCTCGGACGATACGAATGCTGGCCAAGTAAACGGTGTGGCAAGCGATCCCATCTTTGATGGTGTGAGCTATGCGTTAGGAGGAGGCGATGGTGGCGGTGATAATGGCTATCCCGATCAAATCTCACCAGTCAATGGTGGTGTCCAATGTCTCCAATATGCCGTTTCGGGATCACCTGGTGCTGCGGTTTCCTATTCTGGAAGCTATCGTGTGGTCTATTTCGGATTCAACTTTGAGGCTATCTCCTATGCCGCGGATCGTGTGGACGCTCTTGATCGCATTCTGAACTTTCTGGGCGTTGATGCGGCTCCCACTCTCCATGTGACTTCCCCTGAACGGAACTCGTGGGTCTCTTCTCCGTTCACAGTAGTCTATTCAGCCTCGGATGATGTGTCTGTTTCATATGTGGAATTCTATTTGGATGGGCAGTATCAGGCTCGTGCGGTGAGTGACCCTGTCAATATCACCTCTGATGAGGGTGACCACACGCTGCGAGTCATTGCTGTAGACAGTCTTAAGCAGATCACGGTGCGACAGATTATACTACATGTCGATAATACGGATCCAACAGTCACCTTTGTGACTCCAGATGCGGGGGCTGTTGTGACCAGTGGGACAACCGTGGATGTGGAGGTTTCCGACGCACATCTAGACACTGTGAATTATCACTGGGACTCTGACTCATGGCAGACTTTCGCCTCTCCATATGATACTCAGGTCCCTACAGGCGATGGGACTCATACGCTCTACGTCCAAGCGACCGATCTTGCTGGTAATCAGGTCACGACCTCTCGTCAGTTTGTCTGTGATGATACCGCACCTACCATCACGCTTGTCAGCCCCGCAGATGGCAGTGTCCAGCCAAGTGGTGCGACTGTGGATCTATCGATCTCCGATACCCATCTCAGTACAGTCTACTACCACTGGGATTCCGGCTCATGGGCAGTCCTCCCCTCTCCATATGATACGTCCATTCCCTCTGGCGATGGGTCTCACACGTTGTATGTGAATGCGACAGACGAGGCTGGGAACTATAGGCAAAGTTCCTATTCCTTCACAACAGATGACACAGCTCCTACGATCACTCTGGTGTCGCCAGCGAATAATACGGAACAATCCGGTGGTACAACAGTCAACTTGGATATTTCTGATACGCATCTCAGTACCGTCTATTATAGATGGGATACTGGTTCTTGGGGTGTGCTGTCCGCCCCTTATGATACTCAGATTCCATCTAGCGAAGGCGCACACACTCTATATGTCAATGCCACCGATGAGGCTGGAAATAACGCGGTTCGCAAATATCTGTGGAACGTGTCATATTCAGGGTCAGCGCCTATTGTGAATCTTACCGCTCCGGCCGCAGGCGGTGTTCAGCCGAGTGGAACGACTATTTCTCTGAACATAACAGATCCAGATGGGGATCTCAGTACGGTCTATTACCGATGGGATACTGGTTCATGGGCAGTACTCCCCTCGCCATATGAAACGACCCTCCCCTCTGGTGATGGCAACCATACGTTGTATGTGAATGCGACGGACAGCCAAGGTCATATCACTCTACAGAACTTCTCATTTGTGACTGATGATACAAGCCCCACTATCACACTGAACTCTCCAGCGGATGGATCTGTGATTAACTCAGGAACCGTCATCGATATTGGGATATCTGACGCGAACGCTCTGTCCTCTACTCTCTACAATTGGGACGGGGGGTCGAACTTGACCCTTAGTAGTCCGTACGATATCACCGTCACTGGGCTGTCTGAAGGCAGTCATACCCTGTACGTCTATGCGCAGGATGAGGCTGGAAATTGGGGCGATGCATCCTATACCTTTGTGATAGATGATACTGCTCCAGTGATCACTCTGAACTCCCCTTCAGATGGGTCCGAGATCCAGTCCGGTACGATGATCGATCTTGACGTTACTGATAGTCATTCTGTGGCATCGGTCCTCTACAATTGGGACGGAGGTACTAATACAACCCTCTCCAGTCCGTATGATGTCGATACGAGCGGTCTATCCGATGGCTCGCATGTATTGAACATCTATGCACAGGACGAGGCTGGGAACTGGGCGCATGAGACCTACTCATTCACTATTGATGACACTTCACCTACGATCACACTGAACTCCCCTTCAGATGGGTCCGAGATCCAGTCTGGCACGACAATCGATCTCACAGTCACCGATGGACATACATTGTCTCAAGTGCTGTACAACTGGGACGGCACTTCCAATGCGACTCTCGGAAGTCCGTATGATGTGACGACCACTGGGCTCTCAGAAGGAAGTCACACGTTACACGTTTACGCACAGGACGCGGCAGGTAATTGGGCCAGTGAGGATTATACGTTCGTGATTGATGACACAGCACCTACGATCACGCTGGACTCCCCTTCAGATGGTGCTGAGATTCAATCCGGGACAACGATTGATCTGAGCGTCACAGACAGTCACACCATTGCCCAAGTGCTGTACAACTGGGACGGCTCCTCTAATGCCACGCTCTCTGCTCCTTATGATGTGTCTACTGCGGGTCTCAGTGAGGCGACTCATACCCTCCACGTCTACGCACGAGATGCGGCAGGGAACTGGATCGGGACGACATACTCGTTCGTGATTGATGACACAGCACCTTCCATCGTTCTCAATGCACCTGCTGACGGTGCGGAGATCATCTCAGGTACTGTAATCGACCTCGACATAGTGGAAGCAAACACACTGTCAGATGTCCATTATCACTGGGATAGTAATACAAACACTCCCTTGAGCAGTCCTTATGATGTGAGTACTGCTGGACTATCTGAGGGTTCTCATTCTCTGACGGTCTATGCTCAGGATGCTGCTGGAAATTGGAATCAGCATGTGTACTCCTTTGTCATTGACGATACCGCGCCAGTGATCACACTTGTATCCCCCTCAAATGGGTCGCTCATTACCTCAAGCACAACCATTGATCTCAGCATTACCGATTCCAATACACTGAATCAGGTACTCTACAACTGGGATGAGACCTCAAATACAACATTGTCTTCTCCTTATGATGTCACGGCCGCCGGACTCTCGGAGGGCACCCACTGGCTCTATGTCTATGCACAGGATGCAGCGGGCAATGAGGCCTCCTCAAAATATCAATTCACTGTGGATGATACTGCACCTGTGATACTGCTCAACAGCCCCTCTAATGGGTCCGAAATCCAGTCTGGGACACTGATTGATCTGTCGGTCACAGACTCTCACCTTGATTATGTGTGGTACAACTGGGATGGTGGAACTAACTCTACACTGACCAGTCCATTTGATATCTCAACATCCGGATTGGCTGAAGGAACCCACCTTCTTACAGTCTATGCTCAGGACGAGGCAGGTAATCAGGCACAAGAAACCTATCCGTTCCTTATCGATGATACTTCACCCACCATTACTCTTCTCTCACCTGCGGATGGGTCTGAAATCAAATCTGGTACGATTATATCCCTTAACATCTCCGAGAACAACACGTTAGAGACAACCCTCTACAACTGGGATGGTGGTTCCAACTCATCACTGAGTTCGCCCTACGACGTTGGTACCAGTGGTCTTGCTGAAGGCACTCACACCCTTCATGTCTATGCTATTGATTGCGCAGGGAACGGGCAGCACTCTGTCTACACATTCATCATCGACGACACCGCCCCCACGATCACCCTAGAGAGTCCAAGTGATGGCTCTGAAATTCCCTCTGGTACCACTATTGACTTGAGTGTGACCGATGACAACACCATTGCAACAGTCCTCTATGCATGGGATGGAGATGCGAATGCGACCCTCTCCAGTCCATATGATGTCTCGACTTCTGGTCTGAGTGAGGGATCACATACACTGCACATCTACGCATCAGATGCTGCTGGCAATTGGGCAGGGAACACCTACTCCTTTGTGATCGACGACACACCGCCCACGATTTCGCTTCTCTCCCCCTCAGATGGTTCTATAATTCAATCTGGGACTACTGTTGATCTGGATGTTTCTGAGACCAACACATTGGTCGAGACCCTATATGCATGGGACAGTGATGCTAACTCATCACTCACAGCGCCATATGATGTTACTACAACTGGTCTTAGCGAGGCATCCCATACCCTCTATGTCTACGCACGAGATGCGGCTGGCAACTGGGCCAAGAGCACTTACACATTCGTGATCGATGACACTGCTCCTCAAATCACCCTTGTCACTCCCACTAATGGCGCCGAGATCCAGTCTGGCACAACTATTGACCTTGACGTGTCAGACACACATGTCCTCTCTCAAGTCCTCTTTGCATGGGATGGCGGAGCAAACAGCTCTCTCCCATCACCTTATGACATTGATACATCTGGACTGGCAGAAGGATCTCATACCCTTGATGTCTATGCATCTGACTCTGCTGGTAATTGGGCGCACGAGGTCTATTCGTTCCAAGTGGATGACACGGCCCCCACGATCACCCTGAACGCTCCTGCGAACAACTCAGTCGTTGCTACTGGCTCAGTGGTGGACTTGGATGTTAGTGATGCGAACACACTCTCACTGGTTCAATACTCGTGGGACGGAGGCACCTTGACTGTACTCAGCAGCCCCTATGATATCACGATCAGTGGACTTGCAGAGGGTGGTCATACCCTTGGTGTATACGCTAGTGATGCTGCCGGAAATAATGCGCATAGGCTCTACCAGTTTGTGGTGGATGATACTCCACCCACGATCTCATTGATCGGTCCGGCAAATAATACCCTCCAGCCGAGTGGCACAACTGTTGAGGTGTCCATTGTGGATGTTCATCTTGACATAGTCGGATACCATTGGGACAGCGATGCGTGGAATATCTGGACCGCTCCGTATCACACACAGACCCCCTCCGGTGATGGTTCCCACTCATTGTACGTGGAGGCAACTGATGAGGCTGGTCATACCACTACAACCACAATTGTGTATGTGATTGATGACACTCAGCCAGTAGTGGTCTTGAACGGTCCCGCCAATAATACACGGCATCATAGTGGAACACTTGTGGATGTGTCCGTGTCCGATCTTCATCTCAGCACGGTCTATTACCACTGGGACTCTGCGGCTTGGGCAGTCTGGTCCTCACCTTATGATACGAGCATGCCTGCTGGAGATGGCGATCACTCGTTATACGTCAATGCCACTGATGAGGCTGGTAACTGGCAATATGTCCACTACCTGTTCATCACTGACGATGCGACTCCTCTGGTGATTCTCCATTCCCCTGCTAATAATACGGTTCAGGTGAGCGGCACACTGGTCAATGTATCTGTGTCCGATAATGATCTCGACACGGTCCGCTATCACTGGGATGGAGATGATTGGAGTATCTGGCCAGCACCCTATGACACCTATGTTCCAACTGGTGATGGATCGCACACGCTCTACGTCTGGATCAATGACACTGCGGGGAATGAAGAGTCTGTACGATACACTTTCACAACTGACGACTCTGCTCCTGTTGTGGTGCTCATTGCTCCACTCAATACAACAGTTCATGTGAGTGGCACGACCATAGACCTTGATGTGTCAGATGCGCACCTCTCTACTGTGTACCTTCAGTGGGATGGTGGTTCTTGGACACTTGTGGCAAGTCCATTCGATTCATTGTTGCCAGTAGGCGACGGTTCTCACACTCTTCTTGTCAATGCAACCGATGAAGTTGGCAACTCACAGATTGAGCAATTCGTCTTTGTGACCGATGATACTGCACCGGCTATTGATCTTGTCCATCTTCAGAATGGTACAGTTCATCAGTCAGGTATCTCGGTCGAGGTGTCAGTTACCGAGGCCAATGCTCATACGGTCGAATTCCGCTGGGATGGGGCCACATGGCAGGTATGGTCCACACCCTATGCAACCATCTTACCCTCAACGGACGGTTCACATACACTTGACATCCGGGCTACAGATGAGGCTGGCAATACTGCAACACGTACTTACGTGTTCTATGTAGATGACACTGATCCAGTGATCGAACTCGACTCCCCTGCGGATCACTCAGTTCAACCAAGTGGTACATCTGTGCAGTTCACTGTGACAGACACTCATCTTGATTATGTGGCTTGCAGTTGGGATGGTGAAACTTGGGTGAATCTGACTGCTCCTTACTCAACAGCACTCCCATCAGGTGACGGTTCTCATACCCTCCAGATCAATGCCACAGATACTGCTGGCAACACTGTCACTGTCAAGTACATATTCACAGTTGATGATACCGCCCCTGTGCTCACTCTTGTATCACCCACCAATGGCACCATTCATCAGAGTGGTGTTGATATCAGTTTCTCGATCTTGGATGAGCATCTTGATTCTGTGCGTTTCCAGTGGGATGGTGGCTCATGGGTGCCTCTGTCCACGCCGTACACGATACAATTGCCTTCTGGTGACGGGTTTCATGCGCTGGTAGTGGAAGCCACTGATGCGGCTGGCCACACTGCAAATCTGCATGCGTCCTTTGTTACGGACGATCAAGCCCCCATTCTAGACACCCCTGATGATGTCGAGTATGTCGAGGGTACAACTGGGCACTCCGTTGAATGGACACCTCATGATCTCCACGCCGCGAACTATACGGTGTATCTTGATGGTGATGTCCTTGCACAAGGGCTATGGACCGACTCTGAGGCGATCTCGGTATCAATCGATGGACTTGCACAAGGAACACACACATTGAGCATTGAACTTGAGGACGGAGCTGGAAATACTGTTTCAGATGACCTAGTTGTTACTGTTACACCAATGTCCACTAGCACCACTACAACGACAACTGTGACCACAACAACCCCCATTACAACAGCAACCCCCACACCCACGACTACTTCTAGCAGTGGCCTCCCAGACATACTTGGAATGAGCTTTGGTGTCTTTATCACAATGATCGGTACCAGTATTCTCATAGTGCTGGTAGTATTTTTCTTTGCAGTCCGACGTGGCGCTCCTGCTGGAAAATAA